The DNA sequence CGACTGCGTGGACGCCGACTGCAACGGGCGGCCGGGCCCCGCGGGGAGCCTCTGCTCCGGCGGCGCCGCGCACGAGCTGGACTGCGCCGACGGGGTCGACGACGACGGGGACGGCGCGACCGATTGTGCCGATCCCGACTGCCTCGCTTCCGACTGCGCGGCGGGCCTCCGCTGCAGCGCGACGGGCTGCAACGTCGAGAGCAACTGCTCCGACGGGCTGGACAACGACGGCGACGCGGCGAGCGGTGGCGGCATCGACTGCACCGACCCCGACTGCGTGGGGGAGCTCTGTCAGCTCGGCGCCCAGGTCGCGGCCTGTGGCAGCTTCGGGGCCTGCGACGTCGAGGCGGAGTGCGGCAACGGCGCGGACGACGACGGGGACACCCTCACCGACTGCGACGATCCCGACTGCCTCGGCGCCACCTGCGGCCTGGGCATGGCCTGCATCACCGGCGGCTGCTCCGACGAGGTCGAGTGCGACAACGGGATCGACGAGGACGGTGACGGCGCGACCGACTGCGCCGAGCTCATCTCCTGCGTCGGGAAGGTCTGCGCCGCGGGCGTGGCCTGCGACAACGCCGGCGCCTGCGCGCGGGAGATCGAGTGCGGCAACGGCTACGACGACGACGGCGATCTCGAGACGGACTGCGCCGATCTCGACTGCGCCGGCGCGGGCTGCGGGCTGGGTTGTACCTGCATCGGCGGCTTCGCCCTCGAGCAGGACTGCGCCGACGGCGCGGACAACGATCACGACGGCGCGACCGACGCGGCGGACAGCGACTGCCCCTGAACGGGGAGCGCGGAAGGAGGATTGGCGGGATGAATCATCGAGTGAGGCTCTTCGTCACACTGGCGTGCATCGGAAGTGGTGGCCTGAGCGCGGGCTGCCGGGGGACCCTCTACCGGCAGACGGGCAAGGTCATGTCCGGCTACACGGTGGAGCACATGGTGCCTGCGCTGATGAGCGACGACGACGTGGGGATGGCCTGCGAGACCGGGGTCTCGATGGGGGGCTTCCTGATGTCCTTCGAGCGGGTCACCGACGTCCCCGAGCAGGCGGGCTCGGTCACCATGCTCTCGGCGGCGATGTGCGCCGAGGCCGAGGCCTGGGAGGCCGAGCTCCGCGGCCTGCGGGCCCTCCACGAGGGGAGGGCGACCGCCGCCCAGGACGCCCGGATCGCCGAGAAGCGGGCCCACTCCCTGGCGGCCCGCCGCTTCCTGCGGGCCTTCGAGCTCTCCGAGGCGGCCTTCGGTGAGGTCGGCGGGGCCTGCCCCAAGCTCGACGAGGGTGAGGGCGCCTTCTACCTCCTGGGGCTCTCCGCCGGCCTGCTGGCCCTGATCCACGACCGCGCGGCCGAGGGCGAGGCGGGCGTCCCGATGGACATCCCGGCCAAGGTGATCCGGGCGGCCGACTGCATCGAGGACGCGAAGTGGTGGGGCGCCCCGGGCGCGTTGAAGGCGGCGCTCTGGACCTCGGTCCCCGGCTCGGCCCCCGAGGGGACCGACCCCTGGGCCGCCCTCGACACCGCCGCGGCCACCGGTGAGATCGCCGGGGTCCGCCTGGCCCGGGCCTTCCAGGTGCAGGCCGCCGGCGCGACCGGGAGGGACGACCTGCTCCGGACGAAGGTCACCGCCCACGCGGCCTCGCTCGTCGAGCAGCCCTCGAATCCGGAGTGGAAGCTCCTGGACCGCTACGCGACCCACCTCATCCTGCACGAATCCGATAGGATCTGGACCAAGAACAGCGGCCACCGCACGCCTCTGGGAGCCCTCGGTGAGTTCCCTGGCGCGTCCGAAGAGCCCGTCGACGACTCCCTTCTCGAGGGCCTGGAGGACGAATGAACATTCGCAAGATCACCCTGCTCACCTCGCTGCTCACCCTCCTCGCCCTGCTGGCCCCGGCGGCCGCGACGGCCGGGGACGCTCCGGCGAAGAAGAAGCTGAAGCTCTGCATCTATGATCCCAGCGGGGCCGTGGGTGACGCCTACAACATGGCCAAGGACTACCGGGCCGCGGCCGCCGCCTGGGGTGCCGAGCTCGAGCTCTCCCCCTACACCGACGAGCGCACCGCCAGCGAGGACTTCAAGGCCGGCAAGTGCGACCTCGCGCTGCTCACCGGCGTCCGCTCGCGGCACTTCAACCGCTTCGCCGGCACGGTCGAGGCGCTCGGCGCCCTCAAGAGCTACGATCAGCTCCACTCGGTCCTCAAGCTCCTGGCCAGCCCCAAGGCTGGCAAGAAGATGCAGAGCGGTAACTACGAGGTCATCGCCATCTTCCCGGCCGGCGCGGTCTACCTGATGCTCCGGGATCGCAACCTGCGCAACGTGAAGGACCTGGCGGGCAAGCGCATCGCCACCCTCGACTTCGACGAGGCCGCCATCTCCCTGGTCGATCGGGCCGGCGCCTCGATGGTGCCCGCCGACGTGGGCACCTTCGCCGGGATGTTCAACAACGGCGGCGTCGACGTGGCCTACGCGCCGGCGGCGGCGGTGGAGCCCCTCGAGCTGAAGAAGGGCCTGCTCCCCGACGGCGGCATGGCCCGCTACCCGCTCGCGCAGCTCACCCTGCAGATCCTCGCCCACCACGATCGCATCGACGAGGCCTTCGGAAACGCCTCCCGCAAGTGGGCGGCTGACAACTTCAGGACGACCCTGAAGGTGGTCGAGCGGGCCGAGAAGGCCATCCCCGCGAAGCTCTGGATCGAGATCTCGCCGGAGGAGGAGGCGATGTACGACGACCTCTTCCGCAATGTCCGCCTCGACATGCGCGAGAAGGACGTCTTCGATGGCACCATGCTGCGGCTGATGCGCCGGGTGCGCTGCCAGGCCAATCCCAAGCGCGCGGAGTGCGCCGAGAAGCGGGAGTAGAACCACTTGAGCACGGATACGGGACGGGGAGGAAAGGCGCGAGCCTGGCTCTCGACTCTGCCAGTGGTCATCCTCCTCGGGGCGACCATCCTGCATGGCCTCGGCGAGGGGGTGCACGCGCGCGTCCTCCAGATGGGGGAGGGGATCTGGCCCGGCTACGCCGAGCTGCGCTCCGACCCCGAGCGGCCGCCCTGTGATCCCGAGGGTGGGGCCGCCGCCGCCTCGGCGGGCGGCGAGGAGGAGGGCGCCGGGGCTGACGCCGAGGCAGAAGCTGAGGCTGACGCTGCCGA is a window from the Deltaproteobacteria bacterium genome containing:
- a CDS encoding DUF6091 family protein — translated: MNIRKITLLTSLLTLLALLAPAAATAGDAPAKKKLKLCIYDPSGAVGDAYNMAKDYRAAAAAWGAELELSPYTDERTASEDFKAGKCDLALLTGVRSRHFNRFAGTVEALGALKSYDQLHSVLKLLASPKAGKKMQSGNYEVIAIFPAGAVYLMLRDRNLRNVKDLAGKRIATLDFDEAAISLVDRAGASMVPADVGTFAGMFNNGGVDVAYAPAAAVEPLELKKGLLPDGGMARYPLAQLTLQILAHHDRIDEAFGNASRKWAADNFRTTLKVVERAEKAIPAKLWIEISPEEEAMYDDLFRNVRLDMREKDVFDGTMLRLMRRVRCQANPKRAECAEKRE